One window of Gilliamella sp. B3022 genomic DNA carries:
- a CDS encoding ABC-three component system middle component 6: MLLPENIHPQNSLYFNGAYILKALKKENDLSMIELYFRVKGFHQISMPVFVLTLDWLYLVGLVSFNSVGNITLCF, translated from the coding sequence ATGTTATTACCAGAAAATATTCACCCTCAAAATTCTTTATATTTTAATGGTGCTTATATTTTAAAGGCATTAAAAAAAGAAAACGATTTAAGTATGATTGAACTCTACTTTAGAGTTAAAGGTTTTCATCAAATATCGATGCCAGTTTTTGTATTAACATTAGACTGGTTATATCTTGTCGGATTAGTTTCTTTTAATTCTGTTGGAAATATTACATTATGTTTTTAA
- a CDS encoding ABC-three component system protein, with the protein MNRSIYFTIAEDLLIQLCRRIETRNKLNCLEFNIHAEDFYVYFLNLLYGYSLININEFSQNEEGLDLVDESNKIILQVTATATRDKVNSSLSKDLSSYKGYNFIFVCISKEAKHLRKGSYNNPHLLKFDPEKDIYDVTRLLNKILHLDVHSQEKIAQFLQAELAAKYNDPAKTYTNIAEIINRLASENLSITNSSNPTVPFNIDDKISFNDLKRSALLVEDYKAYSSLIDGIYNTFDQAGKNKSLSVLRFIRNHYIRLSQNYANDDLFFRIINELVKSIQNSSNHNSIPLDELEFCVNIIVVDAFIRCQIFQNPNIK; encoded by the coding sequence ATGAATAGATCGATATATTTTACCATAGCAGAAGATTTGCTAATTCAGTTATGTCGGAGGATAGAAACGAGAAATAAATTAAATTGTTTGGAATTTAACATTCATGCTGAAGATTTTTATGTTTACTTTTTAAATCTACTTTATGGTTATTCCTTAATAAATATTAATGAGTTTTCACAAAATGAAGAAGGCCTAGATTTAGTTGATGAAAGTAACAAAATAATACTTCAAGTAACGGCAACGGCAACAAGAGATAAAGTTAATTCGTCGTTAAGCAAGGATTTGTCATCCTATAAAGGATACAATTTTATTTTTGTTTGCATATCGAAAGAAGCTAAACATTTGAGAAAAGGGTCATATAATAATCCTCATTTATTGAAATTTGATCCTGAAAAAGATATTTATGATGTTACTAGGCTATTAAATAAAATTCTTCATCTTGATGTTCATAGTCAGGAGAAAATTGCCCAATTTCTCCAAGCCGAGTTAGCAGCAAAATATAATGACCCGGCAAAAACTTATACTAACATTGCCGAAATTATAAATAGATTGGCATCAGAAAATTTATCTATTACGAATTCATCTAACCCAACAGTTCCTTTCAATATTGATGATAAAATATCGTTTAATGATTTAAAGCGCTCAGCCTTATTAGTGGAAGACTATAAAGCATATAGTTCATTAATTGATGGTATTTATAATACTTTTGATCAGGCAGGAAAAAACAAAAGCTTATCAGTATTAAGATTTATTCGTAATCATTATATTAGACTTTCTCAAAACTACGCCAACGATGATTTATTTTTTAGAATTATAAACGAACTTGTAAAAAGTATTCAAAATAGCTCAAATCATAATTCGATTCCGTTAGATGAGCTTGAGTTTTGTGTTAATATTATTGTCGTTGATGCATTTATTCGATGTCAGATTTTTCAAAACCCAAATATAAAATAA
- a CDS encoding JAB domain-containing protein produces MDIKLTKHDKRYIEGTDDVYSIMQRVLLRDNQIDQEKEHLWMIGMNQAGYILYIELIALGSYKSVDVEPMNVFRVAVMKNASRVILVHNHPSGSLTPSDADKDITDRLIQVGRILNIDLIDHLIITPKTYISFRSTKLMDELEQSLKYIPTYQVVERIRKEEKLIAKEKLAVEKDKTKTAQQKAKAEKERREKLEHATATALRDKGVSIEDIAKILGISVKAVERVVKSTN; encoded by the coding sequence ATGGATATTAAACTGACTAAGCATGACAAACGCTATATTGAAGGCACAGACGATGTCTACAGCATTATGCAACGTGTGTTATTGCGTGATAACCAAATCGACCAAGAAAAAGAACATCTTTGGATGATTGGTATGAATCAAGCTGGTTATATTCTGTACATCGAACTGATTGCGCTTGGCAGTTATAAATCGGTCGACGTTGAACCGATGAATGTATTTCGTGTTGCGGTAATGAAAAACGCCTCACGCGTGATATTAGTTCACAACCATCCGTCAGGATCGCTGACGCCGTCGGATGCCGATAAAGATATCACCGATCGCCTCATTCAAGTTGGCCGTATTTTAAATATCGACCTAATCGACCACCTAATCATCACCCCAAAAACCTATATCAGCTTCCGCAGTACTAAACTTATGGACGAGTTAGAACAAAGCCTAAAATACATCCCAACTTATCAAGTGGTTGAACGCATCCGTAAGGAAGAAAAATTGATTGCTAAAGAGAAGTTGGCGGTTGAAAAGGATAAGACAAAAACAGCTCAACAGAAAGCGAAAGCGGAAAAGGAACGACGAGAAAAATTAGAACACGCAACAGCGACTGCTTTACGTGATAAAGGTGTATCAATCGAAGATATTGCTAAGATTTTGGGGATTTCGGTGAAGGCGGTGGAAAGGGTTGTTAAAAGTACTAATTAA
- a CDS encoding Imm52 family immunity protein: MQEIIDVQFDIIIYLPKVTFITYADFCHRLEKALKVYQHCFDPKMTWYLLKNTVKVKPEALVHSPDGFTEFGLKKLSFAHKKIDKEGDTLISFIDGEHNTFGKVITYDASKSLDNSFVQSNIDFFFTEPNEPQILKQITFFVTELANVFTDSYIEIDLMQTFSKVNALFVKRIGVSLIAYIPSPLKASDYPEAHQVIPIDKDDKQVGTVIVSLDHLPSIENTEDVKTINRIDLRLRDADLLPIRSDL, from the coding sequence ATGCAAGAAATAATAGATGTTCAGTTTGATATAATCATTTATTTACCGAAAGTCACCTTCATTACCTACGCTGATTTTTGTCACCGTTTGGAAAAGGCCTTAAAGGTTTATCAACACTGTTTTGACCCCAAAATGACTTGGTATTTGCTCAAAAATACGGTGAAAGTAAAACCCGAGGCGCTAGTCCATAGTCCCGATGGTTTTACTGAGTTTGGTTTAAAAAAACTCTCTTTCGCTCACAAAAAAATCGATAAAGAGGGTGATACGCTCATTTCATTTATTGATGGTGAACACAATACCTTCGGAAAAGTTATTACTTATGATGCATCTAAATCCTTAGATAACTCGTTTGTTCAATCTAATATTGACTTTTTTTTCACTGAACCCAACGAGCCTCAAATTTTAAAACAAATCACGTTTTTTGTTACCGAGCTGGCAAACGTCTTTACCGATAGCTATATTGAAATCGATTTGATGCAGACCTTTTCGAAAGTGAATGCGCTATTTGTAAAACGGATTGGTGTCTCATTAATTGCTTATATTCCAAGTCCCTTAAAAGCTAGCGACTATCCCGAAGCCCATCAAGTGATCCCGATTGATAAAGACGATAAACAGGTGGGAACTGTGATTGTATCGCTTGATCATTTACCAAGTATTGAAAACACCGAAGATGTGAAAACAATCAATCGGATTGATTTAAGATTGCGCGATGCTGATTTATTACCAATAAGAAGTGATTTATAA
- a CDS encoding Tox-REase-5 domain-containing protein, with product MDFDGWLPRFCLFLEVKARYDFLFQKGLRKPVLNNWARGYYNSLVSQAKRQNKVCDFNPPAKCCWIFMTPWAYLGSLTLVIEDILCKK from the coding sequence GTGGATTTTGATGGATGGCTTCCGCGGTTTTGTCTATTTTTAGAGGTTAAAGCGCGTTATGATTTTTTATTTCAAAAAGGGTTAAGAAAGCCGGTGTTAAATAATTGGGCTCGAGGTTATTACAATTCTTTAGTTAGTCAAGCTAAAAGACAAAATAAGGTATGCGATTTTAATCCTCCTGCAAAATGTTGTTGGATTTTTATGACACCATGGGCGTACTTGGGTTCCCTTACCCTAGTTATAGAGGATATTTTATGCAAGAAATAA
- a CDS encoding Imm52 family immunity protein: protein MKKELAVEMYFKPEAYLPLSVCIAQIEQILKIQHNYLHKSENWYLCGASKKKSSIYQIFDENGITEVGLKKLTLGYKKEHNSFDLAVWDKDTEEAALSYFLYEKTFEKRFFLKIYLSFTIDITITKSQTVTAFILALVQKFNSAYIMVNGNYLPQKAVFPDRLSAGWMIYLPKAQLTHEMVPESSDVVSVKNEDGLVTGTLVVTMPHFFDEENADDIKAVNRVDIRLRELDLLPLYTDM, encoded by the coding sequence ATGAAAAAAGAATTAGCTGTTGAGATGTATTTTAAACCTGAAGCCTATTTACCACTCTCTGTGTGTATTGCGCAAATTGAACAGATATTAAAAATCCAGCATAACTATCTTCATAAAAGTGAAAATTGGTACTTATGTGGCGCCTCTAAGAAAAAATCATCCATTTATCAGATATTTGATGAAAATGGTATAACCGAAGTTGGTTTGAAAAAGCTGACTCTTGGGTATAAAAAAGAACATAATAGTTTTGATTTGGCTGTTTGGGATAAAGATACTGAAGAGGCAGCTCTAAGTTATTTTTTATATGAGAAAACTTTTGAGAAAAGATTTTTCCTTAAAATTTATTTAAGTTTTACAATAGATATAACGATTACTAAATCTCAAACAGTCACTGCGTTTATTTTAGCCTTAGTTCAGAAATTTAATAGTGCCTATATTATGGTTAATGGAAATTATTTACCCCAAAAAGCTGTTTTTCCCGACAGACTATCTGCAGGCTGGATGATATACCTACCCAAGGCTCAATTAACGCACGAAATGGTGCCCGAGTCGTCGGATGTGGTAAGTGTCAAAAATGAGGATGGACTGGTAACCGGAACGCTGGTGGTAACGATGCCTCATTTTTTTGATGAAGAAAATGCAGATGATATTAAAGCGGTAAATCGAGTTGATATTCGGCTACGTGAGTTAGATCTATTGCCATTGTATACAGACATGTAA
- a CDS encoding Imm52 family immunity protein: protein MKKELAVEMYFKPEAYLPLSVCIAQIEQILKIQHNYLHKSENWYLCGASKKKSSIYQLFNKNGVTKVGLEKLTQKYKKNKNSFSGSIWDKDTEEAALIYFLYEKTFEKRFFLKIELDFTIDIVITKSQTVTAFILALVQKFNSAYIMVNGNYLPKKAVFPDRLSAGWMIYLPKAQLTHEMVPESSDVVSVKNEDGLVTGTLVVTMPHFFDEENADDIKAVNRVDIRLRELDLLPLYTDM, encoded by the coding sequence ATGAAAAAAGAATTAGCTGTTGAGATGTATTTTAAACCTGAAGCCTATTTACCACTCTCTGTGTGTATTGCGCAAATTGAACAGATATTAAAAATCCAGCATAACTATCTTCATAAAAGTGAAAATTGGTACTTATGTGGTGCCTCTAAGAAAAAGTCATCCATTTATCAGCTATTTAATAAAAATGGCGTAACTAAAGTTGGATTGGAAAAATTAACTCAAAAATATAAGAAAAATAAGAATTCTTTTAGTGGATCTATTTGGGATAAAGATACTGAAGAGGCAGCTCTAATTTATTTTTTATATGAGAAAACTTTTGAGAAAAGATTTTTCCTTAAAATTGAATTAGATTTTACAATAGATATTGTGATTACTAAATCTCAAACAGTCACTGCATTTATTTTAGCCTTAGTTCAGAAATTTAATAGTGCCTATATTATGGTTAATGGAAATTATTTACCAAAAAAAGCTGTTTTTCCCGACAGACTATCTGCAGGCTGGATGATATACCTACCCAAGGCTCAATTAACGCACGAAATGGTGCCCGAGTCGTCGGATGTGGTAAGTGTCAAAAATGAGGATGGACTGGTAACCGGAACGCTGGTGGTAACGATGCCTCATTTTTTTGATGAAGAAAATGCAGATGATATTAAAGCGGTAAATCGAGTTGATATTCGGCTACGTGAGTTAGATCTATTGCCATTGTATACAGACATGTAA
- a CDS encoding Tox-REase-5 domain-containing protein translates to MVVPIVIGIALEELALYIIATGAAIIYADQTMNKESGTRTDSKPTWPNSSETDSSKSGETTQSDLFNYSADASIDEIIERELHSQSIGLEQEYSRISYDEKARLRAETLALITTLVTSQNCDCPPDTYKRVKLKPIRRGMSLLSLDYQSAICDVEWYIEEGNKKSNLIPEWVYFQGPGDPPVDFDGWLPRFCLFLEVKARYDFLFQKGLGKPVLNKWASNYYERLIDQAARQNRVCDFNPPAKCCWVWMTPKAYLHFENIKRNFPHLLSIFVPLSFY, encoded by the coding sequence ATGGTAGTACCTATTGTGATTGGTATTGCGTTAGAAGAGTTGGCTTTATATATTATAGCTACTGGTGCAGCGATTATTTATGCAGATCAAACAATGAATAAAGAATCCGGTACTAGGACTGATTCAAAGCCAACTTGGCCTAATAGTTCTGAAACGGATTCTTCAAAAAGCGGTGAAACTACACAAAGCGATTTATTTAACTACAGTGCTGACGCTTCAATAGACGAAATTATTGAACGAGAGCTGCATTCGCAATCAATTGGCCTTGAACAAGAGTACAGTCGAATTAGCTATGATGAAAAAGCACGGCTACGAGCAGAAACCTTAGCACTTATAACGACATTAGTAACCTCGCAAAATTGTGATTGCCCACCCGATACCTATAAGCGGGTTAAGTTAAAACCAATACGTCGAGGTATGAGCTTACTGTCACTCGATTATCAATCAGCGATTTGTGATGTTGAGTGGTACATTGAGGAAGGTAATAAAAAATCAAATTTAATTCCTGAGTGGGTCTATTTTCAGGGACCGGGTGATCCGCCAGTGGATTTTGATGGATGGCTTCCGCGGTTTTGTCTATTTTTAGAGGTTAAAGCGCGTTATGATTTTTTATTTCAAAAAGGGTTAGGAAAGCCTGTGTTAAATAAATGGGCTTCAAATTATTACGAAAGATTAATAGATCAAGCAGCACGGCAAAATAGGGTATGCGATTTTAATCCTCCTGCAAAATGTTGTTGGGTGTGGATGACACCAAAAGCGTATCTTCACTTTGAAAACATAAAGCGTAATTTTCCACATTTGTTGTCTATTTTTGTTCCATTATCTTTTTATTAG
- a CDS encoding DUF4123 domain-containing protein, which yields MLNIHIVNQIKLERQKQSRYKLHLYALIDGLGYERLFRDEIVESEGVAPLFIQPNNQDVAFAGPWIFNVSQLSDDLKSQVIKLEQTYPSVSWIISSLSFNHLLNHLERRLHLTLEENRYALLRYYDPRVLNRLPSVFTPEQFKLFTLQINEWIFYLNNHYYSLMTGRLS from the coding sequence ATGTTAAACATCCATATTGTCAATCAAATAAAATTAGAACGCCAAAAACAGTCACGATATAAATTACACCTTTATGCTTTAATCGATGGCCTTGGATATGAGCGTTTATTTCGAGATGAAATCGTTGAAAGTGAAGGAGTGGCTCCGTTATTCATTCAACCTAATAATCAAGATGTTGCTTTTGCAGGGCCTTGGATTTTCAATGTTTCGCAATTGAGTGATGATTTAAAAAGCCAAGTCATTAAACTTGAACAAACGTATCCCTCGGTGTCATGGATAATCTCATCGTTATCTTTTAACCATTTATTGAATCATTTAGAAAGAAGATTGCATTTAACCTTGGAAGAGAATCGTTATGCGTTACTTCGTTATTACGATCCACGAGTATTAAATAGACTCCCTAGCGTATTCACACCGGAACAATTTAAACTCTTTACGTTACAAATTAATGAGTGGATCTTTTACCTTAACAATCATTATTATTCATTGATGACAGGACGATTATCATGA
- a CDS encoding type VI secretion system Vgr family protein — MDKGLTHLINPLENGLSHGLKHGLKRSLKKGTAHNRYTLTVDGQSAPISVLQVAGNEQLNQPWHYTITFTSPHPHLDAESFLNQKAWFRFNPVHADLTSLALGASDLLNASTPFDALHELKPSESSVNPQSATAPLNGLKQNTPLNSLNALFSQGASRTLYGVITTFGQLSVSHDEVRYQVVLSSPLARLGLSHNYAIFQKQSVISVVEEVLRSHGYTGVDYRLELNHHYPEREFITQWQESDLAFIQRLLADVGVYFRFETHGEHHCDVMVISDNEQGYGQASDIRYQPPSGTLDGGRESVWDITLRSQVVESSVKVQDYNYRDANASFVGEINSQPKDTTTYGTDYRYDEHYKGLTTHGQAEKDGEEEDNNNNNDNNNNYHNSNSNSNSNDNDNDKSHHNSDNPYDNAVESGNWYARMRHEHAISQQTVIHGKSNHANLTPGQRIQINGSPWMDIDEGVIILSVEGQGNRTEAYELRFTAIPYHALKPYRPAPLPAPTVHGTLPARVSSPDNDTYGYIDTQGRYRVKFNFDLKAWKNGEESLWLRLARPYAGSTYGIHFPLIDGTQVAVAFTNGNPDRPYIAHALHDSAHPDLVTTINKHRNVIRTPTNNKLRMEDKRGQEHIKLATEYGKTQLNLGHLVNQKKALRGEGFELRTDEWGAIAAEKGLYLTTQTEPKAQGQQLDMQGAITQLENALSIAKALQQAANQCDAHGADTASQDQLKAALTTLTESGILAYAQAGIALTSPENIQLSSSNSISLTSEHQTDIHALKNITVTSGEAIGLFAHKSGMKLLANQGEINLQAQNANLNMAAQQDIRIDSVDGELTLTASEELTLMCGGSFIKISREGIELGTADNVYIKSNALQKMGPATINVSPPSLPSPLSATTNRICLRCLIQAAENGEMFVVSGN, encoded by the coding sequence ATGGATAAAGGATTAACCCATCTGATCAATCCATTGGAAAATGGTTTAAGTCATGGTTTAAAACATGGATTAAAGCGCAGTCTGAAGAAAGGCACCGCCCATAATCGCTATACCTTAACTGTCGATGGTCAAAGCGCGCCGATTTCGGTTTTACAGGTTGCCGGCAATGAACAACTCAACCAGCCCTGGCATTACACCATCACCTTTACCAGCCCACATCCACATCTGGATGCGGAATCGTTTCTCAATCAAAAAGCCTGGTTTCGTTTCAATCCTGTTCATGCCGATTTGACCTCTTTGGCATTGGGTGCCTCAGACTTACTGAACGCCAGCACCCCATTTGATGCATTGCACGAATTAAAACCCTCCGAGTCGTCGGTCAATCCTCAAAGCGCGACAGCGCCCTTAAACGGGTTAAAGCAAAACACGCCACTCAATTCATTGAACGCCCTATTCTCACAAGGTGCATCACGTACGCTCTATGGTGTGATAACCACATTTGGACAGTTATCGGTCAGTCACGACGAGGTCCGCTATCAGGTGGTCTTATCCTCACCATTGGCAAGACTGGGGTTAAGTCACAATTATGCCATTTTTCAGAAACAAAGCGTGATAAGTGTGGTTGAAGAAGTGCTGCGCAGTCATGGCTATACGGGGGTGGATTATCGTCTGGAATTAAACCATCACTATCCGGAGCGAGAATTCATCACGCAATGGCAGGAAAGTGACCTGGCATTCATTCAACGACTGCTGGCGGATGTGGGGGTGTATTTCCGGTTTGAAACGCATGGCGAGCATCATTGTGATGTGATGGTCATCAGTGATAACGAGCAGGGGTATGGGCAGGCGTCGGATATCCGTTACCAACCGCCCAGTGGCACCCTGGATGGTGGACGGGAAAGTGTCTGGGACATCACCTTGCGCAGTCAGGTCGTCGAATCCTCGGTTAAGGTGCAGGATTATAACTACCGCGATGCCAACGCCAGTTTCGTTGGTGAAATCAACAGCCAGCCGAAAGACACCACCACTTATGGCACCGATTACCGTTATGATGAGCATTACAAAGGTCTGACCACACACGGTCAGGCAGAGAAAGACGGGGAAGAGGAAGATAACAACAACAATAACGACAATAACAACAATTATCACAATAGCAATAGCAATAGCAATAGCAATGACAATGACAATGACAAGAGCCATCATAACAGCGACAATCCTTACGACAATGCGGTGGAAAGTGGTAACTGGTATGCGCGAATGCGTCATGAACACGCCATCAGTCAACAAACCGTCATCCACGGGAAAAGCAATCATGCCAATCTGACACCGGGTCAACGCATACAGATTAACGGTAGTCCATGGATGGACATTGATGAGGGCGTCATAATATTAAGTGTGGAAGGGCAAGGCAACCGCACCGAAGCTTACGAACTGCGTTTTACCGCCATACCGTATCACGCCTTAAAACCTTACCGACCGGCACCGCTGCCGGCGCCGACGGTGCACGGCACCCTGCCGGCACGGGTAAGCAGTCCGGATAATGACACTTACGGTTACATTGATACACAGGGTCGTTATCGGGTTAAATTTAACTTTGACTTAAAAGCGTGGAAAAACGGGGAAGAGAGCCTATGGTTAAGACTGGCCAGACCGTATGCCGGCAGCACCTATGGCATTCACTTTCCGCTCATTGACGGCACGCAAGTGGCGGTCGCCTTCACCAACGGCAATCCGGACCGACCGTATATCGCCCATGCCCTGCACGACAGTGCGCACCCTGACCTGGTGACCACGATAAACAAACACCGCAATGTGATTCGCACCCCCACCAATAACAAACTGCGCATGGAAGACAAACGGGGGCAGGAGCACATCAAGCTGGCGACCGAATACGGCAAAACGCAACTCAATCTGGGACACTTAGTCAACCAAAAAAAAGCGTTACGGGGCGAAGGGTTTGAACTGCGCACCGATGAATGGGGGGCGATAGCGGCTGAAAAAGGCTTATACCTGACGACACAAACCGAGCCCAAAGCGCAAGGTCAGCAACTGGATATGCAAGGCGCCATTACCCAGCTGGAAAATGCCTTATCGATAGCCAAAGCGCTGCAACAGGCTGCCAATCAATGCGACGCACACGGTGCTGACACCGCCAGTCAGGACCAGCTTAAAGCAGCGTTAACGACGCTCACTGAAAGTGGCATCTTAGCTTATGCACAGGCAGGCATTGCGTTAACCAGTCCGGAAAATATCCAACTGTCCTCGAGTAACAGTATTTCCTTAACCAGTGAACACCAAACCGACATCCATGCCCTGAAAAACATCACAGTCACATCCGGCGAAGCCATAGGCTTATTTGCCCATAAATCGGGCATGAAACTGTTGGCCAACCAGGGGGAAATCAACCTGCAAGCGCAAAATGCCAACTTGAATATGGCGGCTCAACAAGATATCCGCATCGACAGTGTGGACGGTGAACTCACCCTCACAGCAAGCGAAGAGCTGACGTTAATGTGTGGTGGCTCTTTTATCAAAATCAGCCGTGAGGGCATTGAGCTGGGCACAGCGGATAATGTGTATATAAAAAGCAATGCTCTGCAAAAAATGGGACCGGCGACCATCAATGTATCGCCCCCTTCTCTGCCTAGCCCATTATCTGCCACGACAAACCGTATTTGTTTACGCTGTTTAATTCAAGCTGCTGAGAATGGTGAAATGTTTGTAGTTAGTGGGAATTAA
- the treC gene encoding alpha,alpha-phosphotrehalase produces the protein MNKIDIPWWQNGTIYQIYPKSFQASGASPTGDVLGIISRLDYLKRLGISAIWLTPIYPSPQIDNGYDVSDYYDIDPAYGSMEDFELLVQQAHLRGIRIMMDMVFNHTSTEHPWFKSALDKSSPYRSFYIWKDAKSDGAEPNNWRSKFGGKAWQWHEPSHQYYLHLFAKEQADLNWENPNVRQEIKKVCQFWADKGVDALRLDVINLVSKQQDFADDNNGDGRKYYTDGPKIHQFLQEMSREVFQPNQLITVGEMSSTSLENCQHYAALDGKELTMTFNFHHLKVDYPDGYKWSLAQPNLLELKKIMGYWQTGMHGKAWNAIFWCNHDQPRIVSRFGNETQYHTESAKMLAMLLYGLQGTPYLYQGEEIGMTNPHFTDISQYRDVESLNIYHEKIAEGMSKAEMLAILASKSRDNSRTPMQWDNSAHAGFSKGEPWIAVANNYPQINVKAALDDPNSIFYCYQTLIRLRKEYPIFILGDYQDLTPDIADYWCYVRNWNNQKLLVIINLTNKTTHWTLPKDLQQIHWQQLFGNYTNSNALESEITLKPYQAMYLLLKVDGLN, from the coding sequence ATGAATAAAATTGATATTCCTTGGTGGCAAAACGGTACTATTTATCAAATCTATCCCAAAAGCTTTCAAGCCAGCGGCGCAAGTCCAACTGGGGATGTATTAGGTATTATCAGTCGATTAGATTATCTAAAAAGACTCGGGATTAGTGCCATTTGGTTAACGCCTATTTACCCGTCACCACAAATTGATAATGGTTATGATGTCTCTGATTATTATGATATTGATCCCGCCTATGGCAGCATGGAGGATTTTGAATTGCTGGTACAGCAAGCCCATCTTCGCGGTATCCGTATTATGATGGATATGGTATTTAATCATACTTCAACTGAGCACCCATGGTTTAAATCTGCTTTAGATAAATCCAGCCCTTATCGATCTTTTTATATTTGGAAAGATGCCAAATCCGATGGTGCTGAGCCTAATAACTGGCGTTCAAAATTTGGCGGTAAGGCTTGGCAATGGCATGAACCATCTCACCAGTATTACTTACACTTATTTGCTAAAGAACAGGCTGATCTGAATTGGGAAAATCCCAACGTCCGACAAGAAATCAAAAAAGTTTGCCAATTTTGGGCGGATAAAGGGGTGGATGCCTTAAGATTGGATGTCATTAATTTAGTTTCAAAACAACAAGATTTTGCGGATGATAACAACGGCGATGGTCGAAAATATTACACTGATGGTCCCAAAATACATCAATTTCTACAAGAGATGAGCCGAGAGGTATTCCAACCTAATCAACTTATTACCGTGGGTGAAATGTCCTCAACTAGCCTTGAAAATTGCCAACACTATGCTGCTTTAGACGGTAAAGAACTGACCATGACATTTAACTTTCATCATCTAAAAGTTGATTATCCTGATGGTTACAAATGGTCATTGGCACAGCCCAACTTATTAGAATTAAAAAAAATCATGGGGTATTGGCAAACTGGCATGCACGGTAAGGCTTGGAATGCCATTTTCTGGTGTAATCACGATCAACCCCGCATCGTATCACGCTTTGGCAATGAGACCCAATATCATACCGAATCAGCTAAAATGCTGGCTATGTTGCTCTATGGTCTACAAGGTACGCCGTACCTGTATCAAGGTGAAGAAATTGGTATGACCAATCCTCATTTTACTGATATATCACAATATCGGGATGTAGAAAGCTTAAATATTTACCATGAAAAAATCGCCGAAGGCATGTCGAAAGCGGAAATGCTAGCTATTTTAGCCAGCAAATCACGCGACAATAGCCGAACACCGATGCAGTGGGATAACTCCGCTCATGCTGGCTTTAGCAAAGGCGAACCGTGGATAGCTGTTGCCAACAATTATCCACAGATTAACGTAAAAGCCGCACTTGACGATCCCAATTCCATCTTTTATTGCTATCAAACCTTAATCAGATTGCGGAAGGAGTACCCAATATTTATTTTGGGTGATTATCAAGATTTAACGCCAGATATTGCCGATTATTGGTGCTATGTTCGCAATTGGAATAATCAAAAACTTCTGGTAATAATCAATTTGACGAATAAAACAACTCACTGGACATTGCCAAAAGATCTGCAACAGATTCATTGGCAACAATTATTCGGTAATTATACAAACAGCAATGCGTTGGAGTCTGAAATAACCTTAAAACCTTATCAGGCAATGTATTTATTGCTGAAAGTGGATGGATTAAATTAG